Sequence from the Aquimarina sp. Aq107 genome:
AAAATTTTGAACCCTATAAAAATGTAGTTACTCCTATTGTTCGTGGAGATGAAGCTACCAATGAAGAGACTATTGCATTTACCTCATATGAAAGTAAAAACTATGAATTAGCTGCAGAGCAATTTGGAAATCTATTTAAAACAACAAAAAGTGCTTACTTCTTATTATACCAAGCAAATTCATTGTTGGCGTCTAATAAAACTCAGGAGGCAATTCCATTATTAGAGCAACACATTTCTTTAGGAGATCAATTATCTGAAAGAGGAAAGTGGTATTTATCATTAGCTTATCTAAAAGAGAATAGAAAAAAAGAAGCTATTAGTTTATTAGAAGAAATGTCTAAAACTGGAAGTTTTAAGAAAAGTGATGTCGACAAACTTTTAAGTCAATTAAAATAAGTCTACACGATCTATTTTTTTATTTTTCTTACTGCTACTATAAAAATGGGAATACCAAGCAATAACAACCACCAAAGGTATGAGGTCTTTTTTTTGAGCGGAGTTGTATCCCCAGAAATCATAAATCCAGACCAATAATACGGATGTTTTAATAGTTCATCATCCGCAGTTTTAAGATAGGTTAACTTAGCTTCTCTTAGTGCTTGATCCTTTGATAACGATTTATTCAAGTTTTTATAAAACTCCTGCATCAACTCTGATGTGGTTTGGTCATTGATCTTCCATAATGTAGTAACCAAAGATTTAGCACCTGCATAACTAAAACCTCTCGCCAAACTAAGCATACCTTCTCCTTTTTGAAGTTTTCCTAAACCAGTTTGACAAGCGCTTAATGCCACTAAATCCGAATTAATACTATAACCATACAAATCTTTAACATACAATAAACTAGTATCTCCTTTATCATCTGGAGCAAACGCTAAATAAGAATAGTCTGGATATTCATCATTGGTGGCAGCATGTGTAGCAAAATGAAGCATATTATATGTCTGAGAATCTTCAGAAAATGATGTTAACGATGCATTATCACCTGTAATAGCTTTTCCATCAAAGAATTTTGTTATTTGATCCACTTCATCTTTATTATATAGTAGCGGTCCAAAATTTGGTCTATTTTGTGAAATATTTTTATCAGCTATATCAAAACTTGGAGCATAAGCCAACAACCTATTTTTATCGCTCTTTATTTTATTTTGTTGCTCTCTAAGTAATGTTGAAGAATTGGTGTAAGAGATTTGATACTCTTGGATTAAATAATTAGCTACATCCTTTGATACGGATAAAGCCTCAAACGGCAAATAATTCAAAACTCCATCAGGAATAATTATAAGCTCCTTAGCATCTATCTCTTCTAAAGCTCTTCTTATAATCTGATTATAAATTGAATTTCCTGTTTTATAAATCTCGGATACATCTTTAATATTAACCTTTGATAATAGAGAATAAAAATGCGTAATCCTATCCTGATATTCAGAGGCTAAAGGTATTTTATATATATTTTTCTTATTCTTTTCTATTGTAATCAAATACAAATCTGTGTTTGTAGAAAAATAACTTAATAGTGCTTTGTTTTTTATTAACTGGTTGGCAGTTTCTTCTAAACTCACTACATCCGCATTATACTTTAAATCATAATATTTAGGATATTTTTGTTCTATATCAGAAATGAAATTATAATACTTATTTTTAAGCTGGAATAGGGAATCAAAAACTACCATATTAGATTTTTGATTAAAGAATTTTTTCTCTAAATGAATAATATTTGCTCTGAACTGTTGCTCTTTATCCACAATATCTTCCGGAACTCCACCATAAGAACTAGCTTGTGTACTTCTCGCTGCTTCTAACAGCAATACACTTTTACTTTTTTCAAAGAAATAAAAAGCATTATCAATATATGTAGGCTCTTTAGTAGCCTGATAAAGATCATATGCAACGGCCACCATACTATGAAAAGCTGGATACATCTCCGATATCAGAAACTGCTTATCCACTTTACTTTCAAACTCAGGTTTTAATAAATCTAGTGTTTTGATAATTTCCTGAGAAGTGGAAAAGGCTATCTTAAGATCTTCAATTTTATTACTTTTTTGATACGATAATTGTAGTGCTTCTAACTTTTCTTTCAACACTTTTACCAGCTCTAGTTTAGACAGTACTTTTTTAGGATCAGGATTATTTTTGATATCCTTATCGTTAAAGTTTGGTGCTATCTGCATCAAAGATTCTTGATAAAATGCTAATGCTCTATTCGGATTATCCTTAGCTACATATAGTTGCCCTAATTTAGAAAAAGCCTCTGCTATATCTTGATGTTTTTCATTCTGTCTATAAGATTTTGTTTTTATTAGATATGATTGGTAAAAAGCTTCAGCCTCATCAAATTGCTTATTTTCTAAATAAACATCACCATACAGCATATCAGCAGATCTTTTAAAAGGATCATTTTCAGAATAGTACACTTCGCTTTCTTTAAGCACATCTATTGCTTTTGTTATACTATCCTGTAATAAATAATTCCTTGATAAGCGCTGATACGTAGAAAGAATGTTATTCTTAAATCTTGGGTTTTCCTTTTGTGAAATGTAAACCGGTAGTACTTCATTTAATAGCTCATTTGCACTTAAATAATCACTTTCATTTTCATAAACTCTAGCCAATCTCATTCTAGTATTAAGAATATGTCTACTCCAATTTATTTCAGGATATGCTTCGGTAATTGATAAGGTTTTATTATGATATTCCTTTGATAAACTATATTTTCCGGTTTTTTCATACACAGCTGCTATAAAAGAATATGCAGAATAGAGTTCATTTAATTCATTCATTAAATCATCTCCGTTAGACTTTGAACCAGTTAAATCATTAACTAGTTTATTAAAATACCTTAAAGCTGTCTGGTAATTATTAATTTTATAAAAGTATTGTCCCTTTTCTAATAAAAATCTTCTTTGATAAATTGCTCCATACTCTAGGGTATCAACCGACTCTTCATCTTTTAACACCTCTTCAAAAGTTTTTAAATTCTGATTTAATTTTTTTAAATCAAAATGGTATCCATTTGCTTGGACTAAGTAAGTTAACGTATTTAACTTACCATCTAGATAATTACTTTCATCAGCAACTTTATAACTTTCTGATAAATATACATAAGCACTATCTTTATTTGCGTACAAAAAAGTGCCTCCTTTATTTAAGAAATACTCATAATCTGCTAATTGTTCTTCTGTTTGAGAATAACATGATAATCCAGTAAAAATGGCTGCTAAAACAAGAATATATTTCATAAAAAAAGCTCTCAAGTGATTGAGAGCTAATTTAATTATTATTTATGAAGGTAACTAAAGGTTAATACTCCCTTCTATAGAATAGGTAGTTATATCACCAATTGGTTCAAAAAACTTAGAAATTTGAATTGTTACGTTCCCTTGGAAATCTATAGGTTCATTTAAAGAAATAACTTGTAAACCTGTATCTTCAAAATCTGTAAGATTACCAAATTCTGCTATTACTTCTTGATTTTCTGTAAAAACAGTCACAGAGAATCCATCAGCATTACCTGCTAATAAAATTTGTTGTAATCTACTAAACTCTACATCCGTAAAACACGTGCAAGGAAGTGGTGGTGGTGGAACTGGAGGAAGTCTAGGCACTCTAGGTCTCACAGCAAGATCTCCAACTATTCCTTCAATTTGCTCATTCAGAAAATTGATCTGCTCTGTATTAGCCTCTCTTCTTCCTTCTAATTCTTCTAACTGTCCCTGTAAATCCTGATTATCAGGATCATTAACTAGCTCTTCTTCAATTGACACAATATCTTCGGCAATTAAGTCATCTTGTCTACTTAAATACAATACATGAAGATCTTGCTCTAAGAATGTTCCTGTTTCTTCTGCATCCGGAACAACGATGTCATCTACTATATCATCATCACTGCATCCAAAAGGAACAACAGCGAGCATAAATAGTCCGATACATACTTGAATTGTTTTCATAAAATTATTGTTTTGGTTTTAATGTTAGTATTCCTTTTCCCTAATAGGTAAACATTAATAACAATAAAAATAAGAAAAATTATTTTCTAAGATCCTCTGCTACTTTTTCTAGCTCCATATAC
This genomic interval carries:
- a CDS encoding CHAT domain-containing protein; amino-acid sequence: MKYILVLAAIFTGLSCYSQTEEQLADYEYFLNKGGTFLYANKDSAYVYLSESYKVADESNYLDGKLNTLTYLVQANGYHFDLKKLNQNLKTFEEVLKDEESVDTLEYGAIYQRRFLLEKGQYFYKINNYQTALRYFNKLVNDLTGSKSNGDDLMNELNELYSAYSFIAAVYEKTGKYSLSKEYHNKTLSITEAYPEINWSRHILNTRMRLARVYENESDYLSANELLNEVLPVYISQKENPRFKNNILSTYQRLSRNYLLQDSITKAIDVLKESEVYYSENDPFKRSADMLYGDVYLENKQFDEAEAFYQSYLIKTKSYRQNEKHQDIAEAFSKLGQLYVAKDNPNRALAFYQESLMQIAPNFNDKDIKNNPDPKKVLSKLELVKVLKEKLEALQLSYQKSNKIEDLKIAFSTSQEIIKTLDLLKPEFESKVDKQFLISEMYPAFHSMVAVAYDLYQATKEPTYIDNAFYFFEKSKSVLLLEAARSTQASSYGGVPEDIVDKEQQFRANIIHLEKKFFNQKSNMVVFDSLFQLKNKYYNFISDIEQKYPKYYDLKYNADVVSLEETANQLIKNKALLSYFSTNTDLYLITIEKNKKNIYKIPLASEYQDRITHFYSLLSKVNIKDVSEIYKTGNSIYNQIIRRALEEIDAKELIIIPDGVLNYLPFEALSVSKDVANYLIQEYQISYTNSSTLLREQQNKIKSDKNRLLAYAPSFDIADKNISQNRPNFGPLLYNKDEVDQITKFFDGKAITGDNASLTSFSEDSQTYNMLHFATHAATNDEYPDYSYLAFAPDDKGDTSLLYVKDLYGYSINSDLVALSACQTGLGKLQKGEGMLSLARGFSYAGAKSLVTTLWKINDQTTSELMQEFYKNLNKSLSKDQALREAKLTYLKTADDELLKHPYYWSGFMISGDTTPLKKKTSYLWWLLLLGIPIFIVAVRKIKK